From the Verrucomicrobiota bacterium genome, one window contains:
- a CDS encoding histone deacetylase, which translates to MRCFYLSDYYYPLPPAHPFPMEKFPQAYDLLITEMPGLEICRAPLASVEDLRRVHVEEYLVKLSHAGLSPSEAFRLGFEWTPELFVRCRYETGGTVATLAAALDDGLAANLAGGTHHAFPGRGLGFCLLNDVAVAIRRLHTEKPGLRVLVADTDAHQGNGTHAIFRDDPRVFTYSIHVEKNYPTIKEPGDLDVGLPRWVDGAGYLTQLQATLPRVVEDFEPDLAVWISGADPHENDRFGQMRLTSTDLETRDRFVASLCREFEVPLAVLYGGGYNRVPGMTARLHANSVKTTFDVYHG; encoded by the coding sequence ATGCGTTGCTTTTACCTTTCGGACTATTATTACCCGCTGCCTCCGGCCCATCCTTTCCCGATGGAGAAGTTTCCCCAGGCCTATGATCTCCTGATCACTGAAATGCCCGGCCTTGAGATTTGCCGGGCGCCGCTGGCCTCCGTTGAAGATCTGCGACGCGTGCACGTCGAGGAATACCTGGTTAAGCTTTCGCATGCCGGTTTGAGTCCGAGCGAGGCGTTCCGGCTGGGGTTTGAGTGGACGCCTGAACTCTTTGTGCGGTGCCGTTACGAAACCGGCGGAACGGTGGCGACCCTGGCGGCAGCGCTGGATGACGGTTTGGCGGCCAACCTCGCCGGCGGTACCCACCACGCTTTTCCCGGGCGCGGCCTCGGGTTCTGTCTCTTGAACGACGTCGCGGTGGCTATTCGCCGGCTGCACACGGAAAAACCCGGGCTCCGCGTCCTGGTGGCCGATACCGATGCGCACCAGGGGAACGGCACCCACGCGATCTTCCGGGACGACCCGCGCGTTTTCACCTATTCGATTCACGTTGAGAAAAACTATCCTACGATCAAGGAGCCAGGCGATCTGGATGTGGGGCTGCCCCGCTGGGTCGATGGCGCCGGTTATCTCACGCAGTTGCAGGCGACACTGCCGCGCGTCGTTGAAGATTTTGAACCTGATCTGGCAGTCTGGATCAGCGGGGCAGACCCCCACGAGAACGACCGGTTCGGCCAGATGCGGCTTACGAGCACCGATCTGGAAACGCGGGACCGGTTTGTGGCGTCGCTCTGCCGGGAGTTCGAGGTCCCTCTGGCCGTCCTTTACGGCGGCGGCTACAACCGCGTCCCGGGTATGACCGCACGTTTGCACGCCAACTCCGTTAAAACGACGTTCGACGTCTATCACGGCTGA
- the crcB gene encoding fluoride efflux transporter CrcB, with translation MTLLALILAFVGGAAGSMCRFWLSGMVAQRFGATFPYGTLTVNVVGSWVIGFAAGWLVTHDAAFWAPLVKVFVAVGFCGGLTTFSAFGLQTWSLVLSGRWVSALVNIFASTGLCLGGVALGWGLAQKVF, from the coding sequence ATGACTCTGCTGGCGTTGATTTTGGCATTCGTCGGTGGAGCGGCCGGAAGCATGTGCCGCTTTTGGCTGTCCGGGATGGTCGCGCAGCGGTTCGGCGCAACGTTTCCTTACGGCACCCTGACCGTAAACGTGGTCGGCTCGTGGGTCATCGGGTTTGCCGCGGGGTGGCTCGTGACCCACGATGCCGCCTTCTGGGCTCCACTGGTAAAGGTTTTTGTCGCGGTTGGCTTTTGCGGCGGGTTAACGACGTTTTCCGCTTTCGGCCTTCAGACCTGGAGTCTGGTCTTGAGCGGACGCTGGGTCAGCGCGCTGGTAAACATTTTTGCGTCGACCGGCCTCTGTTTGGGGGGGGTGGCGCTCGGGTGGGGATTGGCCCAGAAGGTTTTCTGA
- a CDS encoding CrcB family protein, which translates to MRRYWLVALGGGIGTLMRFGISEWVATMRLWPPLAVLAINVSGCFLISFLNFVSDPSGDIYLGPMSRLFLMVGFCGGYTTFSSFSLLSFDALQHARFVDLWLNIGLSHALCLLGIWLGKVAARPVPRALFKFHNLLKS; encoded by the coding sequence ATGCGCAGGTATTGGTTGGTGGCCCTCGGCGGGGGAATCGGAACCTTGATGCGTTTCGGGATCTCGGAGTGGGTGGCCACGATGCGGCTTTGGCCTCCACTCGCCGTTTTGGCGATCAACGTTTCCGGCTGCTTCCTCATCTCGTTCCTCAACTTTGTTTCGGACCCGTCCGGGGACATATACCTTGGGCCGATGAGCAGGTTGTTCTTGATGGTCGGCTTCTGCGGCGGTTACACCACCTTCAGCTCGTTCAGTCTGCTTTCCTTCGACGCCCTGCAGCACGCCCGCTTCGTCGACCTCTGGCTTAATATCGGCCTTTCGCATGCCCTGTGTTTGCTCGGCATTTGGCTTGGGAAGGTTGCTGCAAGGCCCGTTCCCCGCGCCTTGTTCAAGTTCCACAACCTCCTAAAAAGTTAA